A region of Liolophura sinensis isolate JHLJ2023 chromosome 8, CUHK_Ljap_v2, whole genome shotgun sequence DNA encodes the following proteins:
- the LOC135472988 gene encoding neuronal acetylcholine receptor subunit alpha-7-like: MWRVITWNLPIVTFLLLLFGKVTHQGKYTRLLLKHLFEDQPYNVLERPVVDESSSVNVTFGLTLQQIIDVDEKRQVILTNVWLELDEKNQILYASIWLDMTWRDPNLMWNAAEFNNISELRVPIKKIWRPDILMYNSADDRFDGTFPVNAILFSTGDINWIPPGMFKSTCKINILWFPFDEQSCDLKFGSWTYASVALDLVIKDPRGGDTQSFIRNGEWDLIDVPVKRNTRVYACCPDKDYPDITFTVRIRRRTLYYGFNIILPCVLISSMALLTFILPPDGGEKISLGVTIMLSLMVFLLLVAETMPPTSDAVPLIGIYFALIMIMCSLSVMCTVIVLNFHHRGPDTHHMSKWVNKIICEWLAWILMMERPGKEISRKTLMQNSKLRDIEMSDRTSKSLLANVLDLDDDCPVPVYNKSNASTLSRRMEDGMPTVNHRNELLLILKELKKMTSKLKKDDEESDIRSDWKFAAMVIDRLCLWIFTILTLVSTIGILCAAPQIQS; the protein is encoded by the exons TGACTCATCAAGGCAAGTACACCCGTCTGCTACTGAAACACCTGTTTGAGGATCAGCCCTACAACGTCCTGGAAAGGCCGGTCGTGGACGAATCGTCCAGCGTTAACGTCACGTTTGGTCTCACCCTACAACAGATCATAGATGTG GATGAAAAAAGACAAGTTATTCTAACAAACGTCTGGTTGGAGTTG GACGAAAAGAACCAAATTCTTTACGCAAGTATTTGGTTAGACATG ACGTGGCGGGATCCTAACTTAATGTGGAACGCAGCGGagtttaataatatttcagaacTCCGAGTCCCCATTAAAAAGATATGGCGACCAGATATTTTGATGTACAACAG TGCTGATGACCGGTTTGACGGAACATTTCCTGTCAACGCCATTCTGTTCAGTACTGGTGATATCAACTGGATACCACCGGGAATGTTCAAAAGCACGTGCAAAATTAACATATTGTGGTTTCCATTTGACGAACAAAGCTGTGATTTAAAGTTTGGGTCGTGGACATATGCAAGCGTAGCGCTGGATTTGGTGATCAAAGATCCTCGAGGTGGGGACACACAGTCATTTATTCGTAACGGTGAATGGGATCTGATAG ATGTTCCTGTGAAACGCAATACTCGAGTTTACGCCTGTTGTCCGGACAAGGACTACCCGGACATTACGTTCACCGTACGCATCCGGCGCCGGACGCTGTATTACGGGTTTAACATCATCCTTCCTTGTGTCCTCATCTCTTCCATGGCCCTTCTCACTTTTATTCTTCCTCCGGACGGCGGCGAAAAAATCTCACTGG GAGTGACCATTATGCTATCCCTCATGGTGTTTTTACTGCTGGTGGCGGAAACTATGCCCCCTACGTCGGATGCTGTTCCATTAATAG GTATTTATTTCGCCCTCATCATGATCATGTGCTCCTTGTCCGTCATGTGTACGGTCATTGTACTCAATTTCCATCACCGTGGACCCGACACACATCACATGTCCAAATGG GTAAACAAAATCATATGTGAGTGGTTGGCTTGGATATTGATGATGGAGAGGCCCGGTAAAGAAATCTCGCGTAAGACCCTTATGCAGAACTCCAAACTCCGTGACATAGAGATGAGTGATCGAACGTCGAAGAGCTTACTAGCTAATGTACTTGATCTGGATGACGACTGTCCAGTTCCGGTTTACAACAAGAGCAATGCCAGTACGTTATCTCGACGAATGGAAGACGGTATGCCGACGGTGAATCATAGGAATGAACTTCTTCTAATCctgaaagaattaaaaaaaatgacgagTAAACTGAAAAAAGACGATGAAGAATCGGACATTCGCAGTGACTGGAAGTTCGCCGCCATGGTCATTGACAGGCTGTGCTTATGGATATTCACAATTCTTACCCTGGTCTCGACTATAGGAATTCTGTGTGCTGCGCCTCAGATTCAGTCGTAG